Proteins encoded within one genomic window of Diceros bicornis minor isolate mBicDic1 chromosome X, mDicBic1.mat.cur, whole genome shotgun sequence:
- the OTUD6A gene encoding OTU domain-containing protein 6A: MEDSQSEHQRMVRRHHREKKELQARIQSMKNAVPKSDRKRRKQLLLDVARLEAELEQKHQQELEKFQESFPDDSSLDSVTEDLAKMDLENQPPRLSRAQRRRERRAAIERARLERIAEAEREHLASFRHDEEEKLAAILEAKNLEMKDIPADGHCMYRAIQDQLVFSVTVESLRRRTADYLRKHVDDFLPFFSNPETGDAYSRNDFMSYCDDIMHSAAWGGQLELRALSHVLQTPIEVIQSDSPALLIGEEYTQKPLTLVYLRYSCNLGEHYNSVKPLEAGAVGGTAPRLL; encoded by the coding sequence ATGGAAGATTCGCAGAGTGAGCATCAGCGGATGGTACGACGCCACCACCGCGAGAAGAAAGAGCTGCAGGCCCGCATCCAGAGCATGAAGAACGCGGTCCCCAAGAGCGACCgaaagagaagaaagcagttGCTCCTAGACGTGGCCCGCCTCGAGGCCGAGTTGGAGCAGAAGCACCAGCAGGAGCTGGAGAAGTTCCAAGAGAGTTTTCCTGATGACAGCAGCCTCGATTCTGTCACTGAAGATCTTGCCAAGATGGATCTCGAGAACCAGCCTCCTCGCCTCTCAAGGGCACAAAGACGGCGCGAAAGAAGGGCGGCCATCGAGAGAGCGCGCCTGGAGAGGATTGCCGAGGCCGAGAGGGAGCATCTGGCCAGCTTCCGCCACGACGAGGAAGAGAAGCTCGCCGCCATCCTGGAGGCCAAGAATCTGGAGATGAAGGATATCCCGGCCGACGGCCACTGCATGTACCGCGCCATCCAAGACCAGCTGGTGTTCTCGGTGACCGTGGAGAGCCTGCGGCGCCGCACCGCCGACTACCTGAGGAAGCACGTCGATGACTTCCTGCCCTTCTTCAGCAACCCCGAAACCGGCGACGCCTACAGCCGCAACGACTTCATGAGTTACTGCGACGACATCATGCACAGCGCGGCCTGGGGAGGCCAGCTCGAGCTGAGGGCCCTGTCGCACGTCCTGCAGACCCCCATCGAGGTGATCCAGTCGGATTCTCCCGCCCTCCTCATCGGGGAGGAGTACACCCAGAAGCCGCTCACCCTCGTCTACTTGCGCTACTCTTGCAACCTCGGGGAGCACTACAACTCGGTGAAGCCCTTGGAGGCTGGAGCCGTCGGGGGCACCGCCCCGCGTCTCCTCTAG